From the genome of Vibrio spartinae:
TATATGTGATGCATGGCTCACCGCTCCATCAGCTTGCATTAGACAAAGGCCACTCCGTCATTTGTGAATTTTATGCAGATCGAGAATACGATCAAAGTGGATCAATCGTCTTTACCCGGAAAACCGGAATGTTGGATCCGAATCAGGTTGCAAACAAAATCCTCAAAGCGTGTCGCGAAAACAAAGTTACGACCATTGATAATCAGGAAATTTCTGTACAATTCGACTCAATCTGTATTCATAGTGATGCCCCGGGCGCATTGGCACTCGTTCAAGTCGTCAGACAAACGCTGGAACAAGCCGGTATTTCGATTCAGGCGCCAAACCGTATGAATAATTAAAATGGTATATCACCAAGATTGAGGTAAAAATTGAGGTAAAAAATGACAAATACATATCAAGTCACCTCGCCGTTGCCCGGTATTTTTTATCGGCGTCCGGCGCCTGACGTAGCGGAATTTGTCGCTGAAGGGAGTGAGATACACCGTGGTGAGGTGATTGGATTAATTGAAGTGATGAAACAATTTTCTGAAGTCACTGCAGATGTCGATGGCATCCTAAAATCGTTTTATATTGAGAACGAAGCGTTTATTGAACCCGGCCAAGTAATTGCCAGTATTGAAACGCAAGAGTAACCCGATACTCTCGAAGTTAAAACGATAAAAATGGTCGATGCAACAGCCTGTCAGGAACATTCACTGACCAGCAAGAGGAAGGAGAATTAGGACATGTCTGAACAATCAATCCGGTACTCTTTCGGGGGCGATGAGCATCTATTTGCAGAGATCTCCGAGTCTATGTCTCTGCCTGCATTTTTCCGTGGGTTGGAAATAACCAATCGCTTGAAAGCGATGAATTTATCGGGGATTCTGGATATCTGTCTTGCCAACGCATCGTTTCAAGTTCGGTTTAATCCCGACCGGATATCACCACAAACATTGCTGGACAAAGTAAAATCCCTTGAGAGTGCGCGTAGCACAGCCCATCATCTCAACACTCGGATCATTGAGATTCCGGTGTATTACAATGATCCTTGGACACACGAAACGCTGATGCGTTTTCGGGATAGACATCAATCGCCTGAACAAACCGATTTAGAATATGCTGCGAGTTTAAACGGGCACGGCAACATTGAAGACTTCATTCGTGCACATAGCCACTCCCCCTGGTTTGTCTCGATGGTTGGATTTGTTGCCGGGCTCCCCTTTATGTTTCAGATGGTCGAGCAAGAACAGCAACTTGAAGTCCCGAAGTATCTGACACCCAGAACAGATACGCCCAAACAGACTGTCGG
Proteins encoded in this window:
- a CDS encoding acetyl-CoA carboxylase; the encoded protein is MTNTYQVTSPLPGIFYRRPAPDVAEFVAEGSEIHRGEVIGLIEVMKQFSEVTADVDGILKSFYIENEAFIEPGQVIASIETQE
- a CDS encoding 5-oxoprolinase subunit B family protein, which gives rise to MSEQSIRYSFGGDEHLFAEISESMSLPAFFRGLEITNRLKAMNLSGILDICLANASFQVRFNPDRISPQTLLDKVKSLESARSTAHHLNTRIIEIPVYYNDPWTHETLMRFRDRHQSPEQTDLEYAASLNGHGNIEDFIRAHSHSPWFVSMVGFVAGLPFMFQMVEQEQQLEVPKYLTPRTDTPKQTVGHGGCFGCIYSVKGAGGYQMFGMTPVPIYDPLQSMPHMQESIVFFRAGDIVKFRPIDQLEYQQITQAVESGTYQLHTRPFRFDLQEYLADPEDYKRRIMEALYVN